From Malaya genurostris strain Urasoe2022 chromosome 2, Malgen_1.1, whole genome shotgun sequence:
ttgctactattttagcgtatagttgaaatgacaatgaaaaacaggttgcggttactatggttcttttctcagtgtatagttgaaatgacaatggaaaacaggctacggttactatggtattttgctcagtgtaTACATGTTATAACTTAGCTAATAATCGGTAAATCGAAAAATCCGACATCCCTAAccgtcagagatgccaggtctgcagatttgtctgtaaatctgcagatttggggtatagtgctgtagacattttttgttgtgcagacttttacagacttttgaaattctcgcagacttttgcagattttttttaaattctcacagactttcgtctatatttacagatttttgaaatttccgcgaccatttttttttttttctcgccaagtcagttttgcgtgtcatactttatagagaaattgctgccagcaagacatacttctgactgcagattttttttcagattcacagaccctgtctgcagatatttgaaatttttacctggcatctctgctcagagatgccaggtctgcagatttgtctgtaaatctgcagatttggggtatagtgctgcagaaattttttgttgtgcagacttttgcagacttttgaaattctcgcagatttttacatacttttgaaattctcgctgaCTTTCATCTatatttacagaaaaatttgaaatttccgcgacctttttttttttttttgctcgccaagtcagttttgcatgtcatactttatagagaaattgctgccagcaagccatacttgctgactgcagattttttttcagatttacagaccctgtctgcagacatttgaaatttttacctggcatctctgtctcTGCTAACCGTATTCAATCTTCTGTCAACAGGCTCTGCGAGAAACAACCTGCATAAGCATAATTATAAATACTTATGTGCAATTTTCTTACGCTGcgctaaacacacacacatacgtacAATGAATGCAAGTATTCGGTCAAAGTGTGAAGCTAGGCTAGACgtttgactacctcaaaacaaagtaaaacgctaGATAAGCTAGTTCGCTTCTATGTGCATGATTTGAAGTATCATACATTTCGGTTAAATTGATTATTTAGTGCTTGAATAATTAAGTAGTGTAATATTTGCAAGATTGTATCTATATGAGATAGCCATATGTGCTGTTCTGTTCCTAAGCCGTGTGTTTGAAACATAgtttttaattttgtctttATTTGGCAAGTAGGGAATGCAGTCATTTTTGCCGTTAGGACAGGATACTCGGGatgaaaacaaaatgaaaaaggTACGGAATCCAACGCATCAGTAAAACAAATTTCTGTTTAAACTCACATATATTACAGGTACATAGCGGATCTAATTCTTCAAATGAAAACGATTATGAATGGGAAGACAACGAGAAACAGaggtaattgaaaaaatgaatgaaaagcagatttttaaaactgaaaaattttagTTTATCGTTATCAAAATGGTGCAGGCCATCGTGTATTCCGATTTCTATGGTGCTTATTTTGATAGTATTAGTTGTTTTGTTACCTTTGCTGGATCAGAATGAAAAATTGTATTATTTAAGAGCAAGGACAAATCGACTAAAAAAGGATATATGTGATCAAGGATGCAAGTTAGTGTTGATAACAGTTACACGATTAAACTATAGATATACTCTCGAATTATATTTTTAGCATACAAATAGTAGAAAGCATACCGGAAGGATTAATATATCCTAAAGGTAGTCCAACATTTATGTCAACCTATGACGCATGGAAATCTTTGATAGGTTTAGCAGAACATACCATTGAAATAGGATCGTTCTATTGGACAATGAAAGGTGAAGATGTCTATAACCATTCGAGTGCATGGCAAGGagaagatattttcaaaactctCCTTGAAACAGGATTAAATGGTAAAATTGCGATTAAAATAGTTCAGAGCGCACCAACCTCTGCTAATCCGAGTATCGAAACGGATATTTTGATGAAGAGAAATGCAGCTACAGTGCGGTCAGTTGATTTCCCACGATTGTTTGGAGGAGGAGTTCTACATACAAAAGTGTGGACTATCGATAGAACTCATTTTTATGTGGGAAGCGCGAACATGGATTGGCGATCGTTGACCCAGGTTAAAGAACTTGGCGTTTTAGCAACTAATTGCTCTTGCTTAGCTACAGATATAGCAAAAATATTTGATGTATGGGTTCTCACAATTCGTAAGCTGTCAGTTTTAAACTAAACTTCTTAATATTGGTAGGTATACTGGGCCATGGGAATACCCAATGCACAAATTCCGTCTCAATGGCCTGAAGCTTATGCAACCAAATATAATGCAAACAATGCGCTTTCGGTTCAATttaacaacaaattcaaagtgGACACATATTTTGCGGTAAGATTTTTGGCAGAAATTGAGGTCAACctaattttcttttttgttttgaagAGCTCTCCACCACCTATGTCAACACAGGGTCGCACAAATGATCTGGATGCAATACTCAATGTGATAGGACTTGCAgaaacatttattcacataTCTGTGATGGATTACTTTCCTCTTACTCTGTATACAGCTAAATCACAGTGAGTGAAAAGAACAACATTTTTATAATACTATCGAATTCTCATTTCATACACATTCATTTCCTATTTGCAGATATTGGCCGATAATCGATGACGCTCTTCGTAAAGCAGCTATTGAACGGAAGGTGACCGTGCGACTGCTTATTTCGCACTGGAAACATTCACGAAAATCTGAACAATACTTTCTTAATTCAATTGAGGCATTGTCAAACAGTATCCCAGGAGTAACGATTGAGGTCAAACGTTTCATAGTTCCCGCCAATAATGATCAAGACAGAATTCCATACGGCAGAGTAAATCATAACAAGTATATGGTCACAGATAATACTGCCTATATTGGCACTTCCAATTGGTCAGGAGACTACTTCATCAACACTGCAGGGATTGGTTTAGTGATGTCTACTTTTGAAACCAATGGAACTATGGTTAGTGATCTGCAGGCTATTTTCGATAGAGATTGGAGCAGCAAATACGCTGTCAGAATGGATTAGTAAGAATAATTTTATTACGTATCTCACATTTGTAGCAATATAATGCGTACCACGAATATAATACTGTTCATTAGTTTTTTGAGAAAGTGGCCTCCTCACTACGTTCATGTGTTTTCAAATGTATTAAAAGTGGTTTTTGCTCAATGAACCCTTTGGGGCAAAATGTACACTTGAAACTTTGTATTCCCTCGTGTTTGTCTCGAACATGTCTCCTTAGGGCTCGTTGATGAACATATGATGCAGAGCAATGACTACACTTGAATGATTTGAGACCGGAATGCTCAAGAATATGTGAATTCAGTCGGTTTTTCTGTGTAAAAGTCAAAGGGCACATAGAGCATTTATGTGGCCTATCCGTGGAATGAATGCGTAAATGAGCCTTCATTAGACCTTTCTTGCGGAAACCTTTTCCACAATACTCACAATGAAAGTTTTCCTGAGCATCATGATATTTTACGTGTACCTGCCAAGATGCTTTCATGGAAAATTTTGCTTGGCATATTGGGCATTCATATTTACGGACGTTACGGTGGGAATCTTCGTGACCCTCTAGCTGCGATCTTTCTCGAAAACTTCGACCACATTGAGAACAAATTAGATTTTTCTTCTTGAAAAACCGCAAACGATGATCTTTGAGATATTTGGCTGATTTGTAGCTTTTGTAACAAACATCGCATTCAACCGTATTACTGTTGTAATTTTGCTCGCGTTGAGGCAGGTGCACATTTCTTGCATGCTCTTTCAGTTCATGCTGAGATCCAAATTTAACACGGCAACCGCAACAAATATTGCTTTTCGTACGCATTTCTTCGAGTTCATGAATTTTAAGTTTTCGTTGATGATTGTTTTTCATATGTTTTTGAAGAACATAGAAATTAGCAAATTCTTCATCGCACTGTTTGCATGGATGTAACATTTCAACGTACATTTTTCGCTGATGCTGGAGATATGATTTCTTATTGTCGAAGCGCATGAAACACAccaaacattcaaatattttgtctgTATAATCCTTCGAATTTACGATACGCAGTTTAGAATGATATTTGATAGAATGTTCCACAACTTTCTCCGGTGTATCCAAGGGTAAATTTTTACAAGCGCAGCAACGTTTGGGCAAGGAATTCGGTTTGACACCATAATAGAGTCGTTTTTTCTCTTGGCTTTCATCAGCTTCGGTATCCGTGTCGTCAGAGTCACTCGACGATGCATAATTTTCATCATCTGATTGAATTATAGGAGTATCTATTTTTCCAATGTTACTGTGTTTTGGGGACTTCTGGCATAAACCATTATCTGATCGAGAATTTGTTAAAGAATCAGAATCgtccatcaaatttttttttggtactgGAGTGTTAGGAGCATTTTTTCTAGTGCTGCCATCGTATAATTCTAAGCATTCTTCTTCAGTCTTGATGTTCGTTTCAGCAATAAAGACGGAAACTATTGTTCTGTCTGTAGGCTCTCTAAAAAGATATGTTTCTATTTTAATCTTATTCATACTATTGAAAATAGAAAATTACACAATTTCCAGCTTAGTTGTTTCTTCCATTATCAATGAAGTGCATTGTAGCCTATGTAATGATTCGCGTATTTTCTTTACTAGAACCAAAGCGGAT
This genomic window contains:
- the LOC131429660 gene encoding 5'-3' exonuclease PLD3-like isoform X1, with product MNGMQSFLPLGQDTRDENKMKKVHSGSNSSNENDYEWEDNEKQSLSLSKWCRPSCIPISMVLILIVLVVLLPLLDQNEKLYYLRARTNRLKKDICDQGCNIQIVESIPEGLIYPKGSPTFMSTYDAWKSLIGLAEHTIEIGSFYWTMKGEDVYNHSSAWQGEDIFKTLLETGLNGKIAIKIVQSAPTSANPSIETDILMKRNAATVRSVDFPRLFGGGVLHTKVWTIDRTHFYVGSANMDWRSLTQVKELGVLATNCSCLATDIAKIFDVYWAMGIPNAQIPSQWPEAYATKYNANNALSVQFNNKFKVDTYFASSPPPMSTQGRTNDLDAILNVIGLAETFIHISVMDYFPLTLYTAKSQYWPIIDDALRKAAIERKVTVRLLISHWKHSRKSEQYFLNSIEALSNSIPGVTIEVKRFIVPANNDQDRIPYGRVNHNKYMVTDNTAYIGTSNWSGDYFINTAGIGLVMSTFETNGTMVSDLQAIFDRDWSSKYAVRMD
- the LOC131429660 gene encoding 5'-3' exonuclease PLD3-like isoform X3, translating into MNGMQSFLPLGQDTRDENKMKKVHSGSNSSNENDYEWEDNEKQSLSLSKWCRPSCIPISMVLILIVLVVLLPLLDQNEKLYYLRARTNRLKKDICDQGCNIQIVESIPEGLIYPKGSPTFMSTYDAWKSLIGLAEHTIEIGSFYWTMKGLNGKIAIKIVQSAPTSANPSIETDILMKRNAATVRSVDFPRLFGGGVLHTKVWTIDRTHFYVGSANMDWRSLTQVKELGVLATNCSCLATDIAKIFDVYWAMGIPNAQIPSQWPEAYATKYNANNALSVQFNNKFKVDTYFASSPPPMSTQGRTNDLDAILNVIGLAETFIHISVMDYFPLTLYTAKSQYWPIIDDALRKAAIERKVTVRLLISHWKHSRKSEQYFLNSIEALSNSIPGVTIEVKRFIVPANNDQDRIPYGRVNHNKYMVTDNTAYIGTSNWSGDYFINTAGIGLVMSTFETNGTMVSDLQAIFDRDWSSKYAVRMD
- the LOC131429660 gene encoding 5'-3' exonuclease PLD3-like isoform X2, translated to MQSFLPLGQDTRDENKMKKVHSGSNSSNENDYEWEDNEKQSLSLSKWCRPSCIPISMVLILIVLVVLLPLLDQNEKLYYLRARTNRLKKDICDQGCNIQIVESIPEGLIYPKGSPTFMSTYDAWKSLIGLAEHTIEIGSFYWTMKGEDVYNHSSAWQGEDIFKTLLETGLNGKIAIKIVQSAPTSANPSIETDILMKRNAATVRSVDFPRLFGGGVLHTKVWTIDRTHFYVGSANMDWRSLTQVKELGVLATNCSCLATDIAKIFDVYWAMGIPNAQIPSQWPEAYATKYNANNALSVQFNNKFKVDTYFASSPPPMSTQGRTNDLDAILNVIGLAETFIHISVMDYFPLTLYTAKSQYWPIIDDALRKAAIERKVTVRLLISHWKHSRKSEQYFLNSIEALSNSIPGVTIEVKRFIVPANNDQDRIPYGRVNHNKYMVTDNTAYIGTSNWSGDYFINTAGIGLVMSTFETNGTMVSDLQAIFDRDWSSKYAVRMD
- the LOC131429659 gene encoding zinc finger protein 84-like isoform X2, with protein sequence MFRANKYEEINECCSCCRKEIISALVLVKKIRESLHRLQCTSLIMEETTKLEIVEPTDRTIVSVFIAETNIKTEEECLELYDGSTRKNAPNTPVPKKNLMDDSDSLTNSRSDNGLCQKSPKHSNIGKIDTPIIQSDDENYASSSDSDDTDTEADESQEKKRLYYGVKPNSLPKRCCACKNLPLDTPEKVVEHSIKYHSKLRIVNSKDYTDKIFECLVCFMRFDNKKSYLQHQRKMYVEMLHPCKQCDEEFANFYVLQKHMKNNHQRKLKIHELEEMRTKSNICCGCRVKFGSQHELKEHARNVHLPQREQNYNSNTVECDVCYKSYKSAKYLKDHRLRFFKKKNLICSQCGRSFRERSQLEGHEDSHRNVRKYECPICQAKFSMKASWQVHVKYHDAQENFHCEYCGKGFRKKGLMKAHLRIHSTDRPHKCSMCPLTFTQKNRLNSHILEHSGLKSFKCSHCSASYVHQRALRRHVRDKHEGIQSFKCTFCPKGFIEQKPLLIHLKTHERSEEATFSKN
- the LOC131429659 gene encoding zinc finger protein 84-like isoform X1 gives rise to the protein MSRCWICGNFGSAETMILFSTPVFEGQTATQIIHECFGLILSEYEEINECCSCCRKEIISALVLVKKIRESLHRLQCTSLIMEETTKLEIVEPTDRTIVSVFIAETNIKTEEECLELYDGSTRKNAPNTPVPKKNLMDDSDSLTNSRSDNGLCQKSPKHSNIGKIDTPIIQSDDENYASSSDSDDTDTEADESQEKKRLYYGVKPNSLPKRCCACKNLPLDTPEKVVEHSIKYHSKLRIVNSKDYTDKIFECLVCFMRFDNKKSYLQHQRKMYVEMLHPCKQCDEEFANFYVLQKHMKNNHQRKLKIHELEEMRTKSNICCGCRVKFGSQHELKEHARNVHLPQREQNYNSNTVECDVCYKSYKSAKYLKDHRLRFFKKKNLICSQCGRSFRERSQLEGHEDSHRNVRKYECPICQAKFSMKASWQVHVKYHDAQENFHCEYCGKGFRKKGLMKAHLRIHSTDRPHKCSMCPLTFTQKNRLNSHILEHSGLKSFKCSHCSASYVHQRALRRHVRDKHEGIQSFKCTFCPKGFIEQKPLLIHLKTHERSEEATFSKN